A stretch of Acidimicrobiales bacterium DNA encodes these proteins:
- a CDS encoding nitroreductase family protein encodes MPTRLDLTPDELLTTTRSVRKRLDLSRPVEREVVEECLELAVQAPTGSNRQAWHWVVVDDPDVRRGLADLYRPNFDAYIDTPGPSYGEGDVRTARMDRVRDSARHLRDHLHEVPVHVVPCHWGRVPEGAPTVVQAGFWGSILPAVWSFMLALRSRGLGSAWTTLHLPNEREAAELLGIPYERCTQVGLIPVAYTLGTDFRPAPRQPLDQVLHWNRW; translated from the coding sequence ATGCCGACCCGCCTCGACCTGACCCCCGACGAGCTGCTGACGACCACCCGGTCCGTCCGCAAGCGGCTCGACCTGAGCCGCCCGGTCGAGCGGGAGGTGGTCGAGGAGTGCCTGGAGCTGGCCGTGCAGGCCCCGACCGGGTCGAACCGCCAGGCCTGGCACTGGGTGGTGGTCGACGACCCCGACGTCCGCCGGGGCCTCGCCGACCTCTACAGGCCGAACTTCGACGCGTACATCGACACCCCGGGGCCGAGCTACGGCGAGGGCGACGTCCGCACGGCGAGGATGGACCGGGTGCGGGACTCGGCCCGTCACCTCCGCGACCACCTGCACGAGGTGCCGGTCCACGTCGTGCCCTGCCACTGGGGCCGGGTGCCGGAGGGCGCCCCGACCGTGGTGCAGGCCGGCTTCTGGGGCTCGATCCTGCCGGCCGTGTGGAGCTTCATGCTGGCCCTCCGCTCCCGCGGCCTCGGCAGCGCGTGGACGACCCTGCACCTGCCCAACGAGCGGGAGGCGGCCGAGCTGCTCGGCATCCCCTACGAGCGCTGCACCCAGGTCGGGCTCATCCCCGTCGCCTACACCCTCGGCACGGACTTCCGCCCGGCCCCCCGCCAGCCGCTCGACCAGGTCCTCCACTGGAACCGGTGGTAG
- a CDS encoding DUF4190 domain-containing protein produces the protein MVGPGGAGERQARPPFERLAIPAFVVALLGLLVAPLILGIAAFVLGLVSVRHLTREPGAYRGRGLAIAGMVIGAVNAVVGLLYTLSVVNDTTPG, from the coding sequence GTGGTAGGCCCGGGCGGCGCCGGCGAGCGCCAGGCCCGGCCCCCGTTCGAGCGGCTCGCCATCCCCGCGTTCGTCGTCGCCCTGCTCGGCCTGCTCGTGGCGCCGCTGATCCTCGGCATCGCCGCGTTCGTGCTCGGCCTGGTGTCGGTCCGCCACCTCACCCGGGAGCCGGGCGCCTACCGGGGGCGGGGCCTCGCCATCGCCGGCATGGTCATCGGCGCGGTGAACGCCGTCGTCGGGCTGCTCTACACGCTCTCGGTCGTCAACGACACCACCCCGGGCTGA
- a CDS encoding neocarzinostatin apoprotein domain-containing protein has protein sequence MIVRALFAVSVLAALLGTTPAGAATAPKLRVDPAAGIVDLQHVQVAGTGFRPGSTVSLTVCLAGATAPEECTGDAFMLPVDAAGRFSDDLAVRRFFTTPAGDVDCADAPGTCELLAFVPGRWSTVLARTPLAFDPDAPPAPPLETSWTIDAFGTVDEAGVATVSGSVRCSRAVDASVHLYLQQAATGVRQAWLGPLSCATVRMPWSVKVRVRHSSVRFEPGPAHVNLYGYGFDYYGVHEDHVLADITLRPED, from the coding sequence ATGATCGTTCGAGCGCTGTTCGCCGTGTCCGTGCTCGCCGCGCTCCTGGGGACGACGCCCGCCGGGGCGGCGACGGCGCCGAAGCTCCGGGTCGACCCGGCCGCCGGCATCGTCGACCTCCAGCACGTGCAGGTCGCCGGGACCGGGTTCCGGCCCGGCTCCACCGTCTCGCTGACCGTCTGCCTGGCCGGAGCGACGGCGCCGGAGGAGTGCACCGGCGACGCGTTCATGCTGCCGGTCGACGCCGCGGGCCGCTTCTCCGACGACCTCGCCGTCCGGCGCTTCTTCACCACGCCCGCCGGCGACGTCGACTGCGCGGACGCGCCGGGCACGTGCGAGCTCCTCGCCTTCGTCCCGGGCCGGTGGAGCACCGTGCTGGCCCGCACGCCGCTCGCCTTCGACCCCGACGCGCCGCCGGCCCCGCCCCTCGAGACCAGCTGGACGATCGACGCGTTCGGGACCGTCGACGAGGCCGGCGTGGCCACCGTGAGCGGGTCGGTCCGGTGCTCGCGGGCCGTCGACGCCAGCGTCCACCTCTACCTCCAGCAGGCGGCGACCGGCGTGCGCCAGGCCTGGCTCGGGCCGCTGTCGTGCGCCACCGTGCGCATGCCCTGGTCGGTCAAGGTGCGGGTCCGCCACTCGTCGGTCCGCTTCGAGCCCGGCCCGGCCCACGTGAACCTGTACGGCTACGGGTTCGACTACTACGGCGTCCACGAGGACCACGTGCTGGCCGACATCACGCTCCGCCCGGAGGACTGA
- a CDS encoding GNAT family N-acetyltransferase, producing MPAPEIREDDPWREDVRRLVARHLAFADAESPPEDVHALTVDGLADPAVTFYSARVAGRLVAVGALRHLDAEHAEIKSMHTVAEARRQGVGRAMLAHLVAVARSRGYRRLSLETGTTEGFAPARSLYRRAGFTPCEPFAGYRSSPYSVCMTMALD from the coding sequence ATGCCGGCGCCGGAGATCCGCGAGGACGACCCGTGGCGGGAGGACGTCCGGCGGCTCGTCGCCCGCCACCTCGCCTTCGCCGACGCCGAGAGCCCGCCCGAGGACGTCCACGCCCTCACCGTCGACGGGCTGGCCGACCCGGCCGTCACCTTCTACAGCGCGCGGGTCGCCGGCCGGCTCGTCGCCGTGGGGGCCCTCCGGCACCTCGACGCCGAGCACGCCGAGATCAAGTCCATGCACACCGTCGCGGAGGCGCGCCGGCAGGGCGTCGGGCGGGCGATGCTCGCGCACCTCGTCGCCGTCGCCCGCTCCCGCGGCTACCGGCGGCTCAGCCTGGAGACGGGAACGACCGAGGGGTTCGCGCCGGCCCGGTCGCTCTACCGGCGGGCCGGGTTCACGCCCTGCGAGCCGTTCGCCGGCTACCGGTCGAGCCCCTACAGCGTGTGCATGACGATGGCGCTCGACTGA
- a CDS encoding HAD-IB family hydrolase, which translates to MAETAAFFDLDRTLLQGASGPVITEALKAAGVLDRSFPGERLVYQLYNVVGETLPSMLLTRRAARYAAGWSAEAVREAGRHAATGLANAVQPYARPLFEEHRAAGRRLVMATTTPLDLVRPLADELGFDDVVATRYHEGDDGRYDGTIEGPFVWGPGKLSAVTQWADRHGVSVADSWAYSDSFYDVPLLSAVAHPVAVNPDPRLRVVAALRRWPTVFLDVPPGVPKLAGLEPQRVLLPLARPELIPYARFDIKGVEHLPATGGAIVVANHRSYFDVTAMAVTLAKRGRPVRFLGKKEVFDAPVIGQLAKAMGGIRVDRGTGSDEPLREAAAALRAGELVAIMPQGTIPRGRAFFDPELKGRWGAARLAAMAKVPVVPVGLWGTEKVWPRNARLPNVLNVTGAPVVRVRVGPPVKLYHRSVDADTRRIMAAIVDLLPDEARQRREPTAEELAATFPPGYKGDPDAEPERRPGAD; encoded by the coding sequence GTGGCCGAGACCGCGGCGTTCTTCGACCTCGACCGCACGCTGCTCCAGGGCGCGAGCGGCCCTGTCATCACCGAGGCGTTGAAGGCGGCCGGCGTCCTCGACCGCTCGTTCCCCGGCGAGCGGCTCGTGTACCAGCTCTACAACGTGGTCGGCGAGACCCTCCCGAGCATGCTGCTCACCCGCCGGGCGGCCCGCTACGCGGCCGGCTGGTCGGCCGAGGCGGTGCGGGAGGCGGGCCGCCACGCCGCCACCGGCCTCGCCAACGCCGTGCAGCCGTACGCCCGGCCGCTGTTCGAGGAGCACCGCGCCGCCGGGCGCCGGCTGGTGATGGCGACGACGACGCCGCTCGACCTCGTGCGGCCCCTCGCCGACGAGCTCGGCTTCGACGACGTGGTCGCCACCCGCTACCACGAGGGCGACGACGGCCGCTACGACGGCACCATCGAGGGCCCGTTCGTGTGGGGCCCCGGGAAGCTGTCGGCCGTCACCCAGTGGGCCGACCGGCACGGCGTGTCGGTCGCCGACAGCTGGGCCTACTCGGACAGCTTCTACGACGTGCCCCTGCTGTCGGCCGTCGCCCACCCCGTGGCCGTCAACCCCGACCCCAGGCTCCGGGTCGTCGCCGCCCTGCGGCGCTGGCCGACGGTGTTCCTCGACGTGCCGCCGGGCGTGCCCAAGCTCGCCGGCCTCGAGCCCCAGCGGGTGCTGCTGCCGCTCGCCCGCCCGGAGCTGATCCCCTACGCCCGCTTCGACATCAAGGGGGTCGAGCACCTCCCGGCCACGGGCGGCGCCATCGTCGTCGCCAACCACCGCAGCTACTTCGACGTGACGGCCATGGCCGTCACCCTCGCCAAGCGGGGCCGGCCGGTGCGCTTCCTCGGCAAGAAGGAGGTGTTCGACGCGCCCGTGATCGGCCAGCTGGCCAAGGCGATGGGCGGCATCCGGGTGGACCGGGGCACCGGGTCGGACGAGCCGCTCAGGGAGGCGGCCGCCGCCCTGCGGGCCGGCGAGCTCGTGGCGATCATGCCCCAGGGCACCATCCCCAGGGGCCGGGCGTTCTTCGACCCCGAGCTGAAGGGCCGGTGGGGCGCGGCCCGGCTGGCGGCGATGGCGAAGGTGCCGGTGGTGCCGGTCGGGCTGTGGGGGACCGAGAAGGTCTGGCCCCGCAACGCGCGCCTGCCGAACGTGCTCAACGTGACCGGCGCGCCGGTCGTGCGGGTGCGGGTGGGGCCGCCGGTCAAGCTCTACCACCGCAGCGTGGACGCCGACACGAGGCGGATCATGGCGGCCATCGTCGACCTCCTCCCCGACGAGGCGCGGCAGCGGCGGGAGCCGACCGCCGAGGAGCTGGCGGCGACGTTCCCGCCGGGCTACAAGGGCGACCCCGACGCCGAGCCGGAGCGCCGGCCGGGCGCCGACTGA
- a CDS encoding LysR family transcriptional regulator, translated as MDLRQLAALVAVADRRSFSAAARALHTVQSNVSTHVARLERELGVTLVDRSSGKLTDEGEAVVARARRVQAEVEALLADVASLGAAVSGSVRLGVIGTTARWLVPRLLVAMRDRHPRVELVVVEATTTTLGPQVIGGQLDLAVVNLPCADDDLAAERLFDEDLLVVAPDGHPLAARERVTLAELARHPLLLGPQGTAFRDDLDAEAARAGVELRPQAEIDGLRLVASLAFEGFGAAVVPASAVPGWLSGAWARVTVDDLARRQVGVATRRKGLLSAPARALIDVLRDVVATQLGDQPGLHPPGGG; from the coding sequence ATGGACCTCCGCCAGCTCGCCGCCCTCGTCGCCGTCGCCGACCGCCGCAGCTTCTCGGCGGCGGCCCGCGCCCTGCACACCGTGCAGTCGAACGTGTCGACCCACGTCGCCCGGCTGGAGCGCGAGCTCGGGGTCACCCTCGTCGACCGCTCCTCCGGGAAGCTGACCGACGAGGGGGAGGCCGTCGTGGCCCGGGCCCGGCGGGTGCAGGCCGAGGTCGAGGCGCTGCTGGCCGACGTCGCCTCGCTGGGCGCCGCCGTGTCCGGCTCGGTGCGCCTCGGGGTGATCGGCACGACGGCGCGGTGGCTCGTCCCCCGCCTCCTCGTCGCCATGCGGGACCGCCACCCCCGGGTGGAGCTGGTCGTCGTCGAGGCGACCACCACCACGCTCGGCCCCCAGGTCATCGGCGGGCAGCTCGACCTCGCCGTCGTCAACCTGCCGTGCGCCGACGACGACCTCGCCGCCGAGCGCCTCTTCGACGAGGACCTGCTCGTCGTCGCCCCCGACGGGCACCCGCTGGCGGCCAGGGAGCGGGTGACCCTCGCCGAGCTGGCCCGCCACCCGCTGCTCCTCGGGCCCCAGGGGACGGCGTTCAGGGACGACCTCGACGCCGAGGCGGCCAGGGCCGGCGTGGAGCTGCGGCCCCAGGCCGAGATCGACGGGCTGCGGCTGGTGGCGTCGCTCGCCTTCGAGGGGTTCGGGGCGGCCGTGGTGCCGGCGAGCGCCGTCCCCGGGTGGCTGTCGGGCGCGTGGGCGAGGGTGACGGTGGACGACCTCGCCCGGCGACAGGTCGGCGTCGCCACCCGCCGCAAGGGGCTGCTGTCGGCGCCGGCGCGGGCGCTGATCGACGTGCTCCGGGACGTCGTCGCCACCCAGCTGGGCGACCAGCCCGGCCTGCACCCGCCGGGCGGCGGGTAA